In Aureibacillus halotolerans, a single genomic region encodes these proteins:
- a CDS encoding DRTGG domain-containing protein has translation MATKHEQILQFIYSLDVGQRISVRGIAKAMNVSDGTAYRAIKEAENKGFVSTIERVGTIRIEKKDRNNFQELTYAEVVNVIDGQVLGGKEGLHKTLNKFVIGAMKLDAMMTYTEAGNLLIVGNRIEAHKLALEAGAAVLITGGFNTDDDVKALADEHKLPIISSKHDTFTVADMINRAIYDQMIKKEIVFVEDIQTSFEHTHYLYTTDPVQRWLDKNEETNHSRYPVVDEHRKVVGMVTSRDILHHEAGELIEKVMSKQLFTITKKTTVASAAQMMIWNGIEMVPVVDEMQRLVGIISRQDVLKALQRHPQSSGETLDNAILASLKTVHNQRNERTYTCELTPQMTNALGTMSYGVFTTLLVEAATRLLNIHRKSELVVENMNVLFIHLVQLGATLQFTPRILEIGRRTAKIEVEVTAEGKLVSKVLLVVQLLQHTP, from the coding sequence ATGGCGACAAAACATGAGCAAATTCTACAGTTTATTTATTCCCTAGACGTTGGACAGCGAATTTCGGTTCGTGGGATTGCGAAAGCAATGAATGTCAGCGATGGGACTGCTTATCGAGCGATTAAAGAAGCTGAAAATAAGGGCTTTGTGAGCACAATTGAACGAGTCGGTACGATTCGTATTGAAAAAAAGGATCGGAATAATTTTCAAGAACTGACCTATGCGGAAGTCGTCAACGTCATCGATGGACAGGTTCTCGGTGGAAAAGAAGGCTTACATAAGACGTTGAATAAATTTGTCATCGGTGCAATGAAACTTGATGCGATGATGACGTATACCGAAGCAGGAAATTTACTGATCGTTGGGAATCGAATTGAAGCCCATAAGCTTGCATTAGAAGCAGGGGCAGCGGTGTTAATCACTGGTGGCTTTAACACGGATGATGATGTAAAAGCCCTGGCTGACGAGCATAAGCTTCCTATTATTTCAAGCAAACATGATACCTTTACGGTAGCAGACATGATCAACCGGGCAATTTACGATCAAATGATTAAAAAGGAAATTGTGTTCGTAGAGGACATCCAAACGTCTTTTGAACATACTCATTATTTGTATACAACCGATCCAGTGCAACGGTGGCTCGATAAGAATGAAGAAACAAACCATAGCCGATACCCGGTTGTTGATGAACATCGAAAAGTCGTTGGCATGGTAACCTCTAGAGATATCTTGCATCATGAGGCTGGAGAGCTTATTGAGAAAGTGATGTCAAAGCAGCTATTTACGATTACAAAAAAGACCACTGTCGCTTCAGCCGCCCAGATGATGATTTGGAATGGCATTGAGATGGTACCTGTGGTCGATGAGATGCAGCGTTTGGTGGGCATCATCAGCCGTCAGGATGTACTTAAAGCGCTACAAAGGCATCCGCAATCAAGTGGGGAAACCCTTGATAATGCGATTCTCGCCAGTTTAAAAACGGTGCATAATCAACGAAATGAAAGAACATATACTTGTGAACTCACACCACAAATGACCAATGCGCTTGGTACGATGTCTTATGGTGTATTTACAACATTACTCGTGGAAGCAGCCACGCGACTTTTAAACATTCATCGGAAAAGTGAGCTCGTTGTCGAAAACATGAACGTGCTTTTCATTCATCTTGTTCAGCTTGGTGCGACGCTGCAGTTCACTCCGAGAATTCTTGAAATCGGTAGAAGAACGGCCAAGATTGAGGTAGAGGTCACTGCTGAAGGGAAGCTAGTGAGCAAAGTATTGCTTGTTGTACAATTACTTCAGCATACGCCGTAA